In Pseudoalteromonas nigrifaciens, the sequence ATAGAGCGCGACCCACTTAGCGGTATTAGAGATTTTGCAGCAGTTGAGCTATTAGCAAAGCAAGCAGGGCTAACGTTAATAAGTGATATAGCCATGCCTGCTAATAATCAGTTACTGATTTTTAAACGGCAGTAATGCGCTGCATTGATCTTTATAAATATTAATATGCTGGCGTTCACGTTTTAAGTAATCGCTAATTGCGTTGCTAAAGTTATTATCAACTATATGGTGAGCTGAGTAGGTTAATACAGGGGCAAAACCGCGTGCTATTTTATGCTCACCTTGTGCCCCTGAATGAAAACAGCTGAGGTTATGCTTTATTGCAAACTCAATCCCTTGGTAATAGCATAGTTCAAAGTGCAGAGAATCTACCTCTTCGCTTGCCCCCCAATACCGCCCATACAGTGTATCTGCTCCTATTAGGCTAAGGGTTGCGGCAATAATAGCGTCTTCTTTTTTGGCTAGCATAATGACTAGCTTGTCGGCCATTAGCGCATGTAAAAGCTTAAAAAAGGGCATATTTAAATAGCCTAAGTGGCCAGAGCGTTTTAAATAAGTACGTTGATAAAATTCGCAAAATAGCTGCATAATTTCAGGCGTAATTTGCATCCCTTGCAGCCATTCAATAGTAATGTTTTGTTGGGTTATTTTGCTGCGTTCTTTTTTTAGTGATTTACGCTTACGTGAATTAAGCGTATTTAAAAAATCGTCAAAGCATGTAAAGCCTTTATTAAACCACTGAAATTGCACACCCACTCTAAGCATAGCGTGTTGCTCAGTGAGGTGTGTGGCTTGGGCTAAGTTGCAAAAATTAACGTGCCAACCAGACCAGCCTTGCTCTTTGCTGTGCAGGTTTAGTAACTCTGTAATGTATTTATACACTAAACTAGGATTGCTGTGCTCTATAGCAATACGGCTACCTTCAATGGGGCAAAATGGCACACCGCATAACCATTTAGGGTAGTACTCTAAGCCATGTTTCTCGTATGCTTCTGCCCAGGCCCAATCAAACACATATTCACCGTAAGAGTGGCTTTTTAAATAGCCAGGTGCCAGCGCAATAATATTTTCGCCCTCAAAAATAGCTAAGTGATAAGGCTGCCAACCACTTTGTTGATTAACACACTGACTTTGCTCTAATGCGTATAAAAAAGCATGTTGGGTAAATGGCTCGTCGCCAAACAAACGTTGCCAATGCGCTCGCTCTATTTGATTAATACTACTAAACCATTGATGCGAAAATGTCGCCATTACTACTTACCTTGTGCGTGTTCTACGTTTTTTATAAAGGTGCTTATTTGTTTTTTAAGCTCAGGAAAAAAGGGGTTATAGGTTAATCGTTGTAAGGTGGGATATTGCTTTAAGTTAGCAGCTGTACGTTCTCCAAGTTGCGGGCTTTTTGTGGTTTTACAGGTTTTATATAACTTTTCGCCGCCAATAAAACTGCCGCAATTACGATAAGAGGCACTAATACCATAATGCGGATTTTGTGGTGAGTTAACAATGGCAATATGCGATATACCATGGATTTTTAGACATGCTTCGCTGGCACACTGCGGATTTAATACTCTGTAATCTGCTGCAAAATTTGGGGGTAAAATAGTGCTGCTACCATAAAGCACTAGGGTATCGAGTTTTTTATAGCGACTTAAATTAGTATTATGTAGTGCATTTAATAATTTAAGGGTGGCATGGCTATCAATTGTCGCGTCAATATCGCTTATTACGCTAAATACAGGCAATGCCAAAGCAGGGCGCTTACTTAAGTTTTTAATGCTAACCAATGACATTGCATCATATGAGGCTGCTGCAGCATTGAGTGGAAACGACTCATACTTAGCAAAATCAACATCGGCGTCTTTATCTATCCAATTTAAAAATGGGATTAAATCAAGCCACTTGGCTATCCAACCTTGTTTATTATGCGGCTCGGAGCCCGGTGAAAATAACATAAGCGCCGTTATTTTTGATGAAAGCGCTTGCGTGATTGCATAGTCTATAAGTAGTGCGGCCCCCGTAGAGTAGCCCCCTAAAATAACCTCATCAAAGTCTTGTGTTGTGCGCTCTATAGCGTAACGCACAGCTTGTTGCCATTGCTGTAGGTCTACATCTTGTAACGCACTAGCAGCACTGCCGTGGCCGGGTAACAAAATAGTGCGTACGGTATAACCTTGCTGATAATACACTTGGGCTAAATCGTGAT encodes:
- a CDS encoding GNAT family N-acetyltransferase; translated protein: MATFSHQWFSSINQIERAHWQRLFGDEPFTQHAFLYALEQSQCVNQQSGWQPYHLAIFEGENIIALAPGYLKSHSYGEYVFDWAWAEAYEKHGLEYYPKWLCGVPFCPIEGSRIAIEHSNPSLVYKYITELLNLHSKEQGWSGWHVNFCNLAQATHLTEQHAMLRVGVQFQWFNKGFTCFDDFLNTLNSRKRKSLKKERSKITQQNITIEWLQGMQITPEIMQLFCEFYQRTYLKRSGHLGYLNMPFFKLLHALMADKLVIMLAKKEDAIIAATLSLIGADTLYGRYWGASEEVDSLHFELCYYQGIEFAIKHNLSCFHSGAQGEHKIARGFAPVLTYSAHHIVDNNFSNAISDYLKRERQHINIYKDQCSALLPFKNQ
- a CDS encoding alpha/beta hydrolase encodes the protein MNNNSVFLKIFLTCMLSFLPHLAVAENCIAQASDFEFIKKSKQQGLLRYTKDHHQAYFDYQARAPFNSYLNHAYQYISVANPRAAMPCPVFTQTYQQLVTQGSRKPNPTIADIIAPFELKHSQSKKAVLLVHGLTDSPFTYHDLAQVYYQQGYTVRTILLPGHGSAASALQDVDLQQWQQAVRYAIERTTQDFDEVILGGYSTGAALLIDYAITQALSSKITALMLFSPGSEPHNKQGWIAKWLDLIPFLNWIDKDADVDFAKYESFPLNAAAASYDAMSLVSIKNLSKRPALALPVFSVISDIDATIDSHATLKLLNALHNTNLSRYKKLDTLVLYGSSTILPPNFAADYRVLNPQCASEACLKIHGISHIAIVNSPQNPHYGISASYRNCGSFIGGEKLYKTCKTTKSPQLGERTAANLKQYPTLQRLTYNPFFPELKKQISTFIKNVEHAQGK